A single genomic interval of Helianthus annuus cultivar XRQ/B chromosome 13, HanXRQr2.0-SUNRISE, whole genome shotgun sequence harbors:
- the LOC110900378 gene encoding pyruvate dehydrogenase E1 component subunit alpha-3, chloroplastic — MGFARAINPHPLPLLADTRATKPVPAPSSSSLFLGSTRTLRPTQTRSISSPHRRSAASAVAAKVSDVKLKSTTNLLVTKEEGLEVYEDMILGRVFEDMCAQMYYRGKMFGFVHLYNGQEAVSSGFIKLLKKEDSVVSTYRDHVHALSKGVPARAVMSELFGKTTGCCRGQGGSMHMFSAEHNVLGGFAFIGEGIPVATGAAFTSKYKREVLKEADCDHVTLAFFGDGTANNGQFFECLNMAALWKLPIIFVVENNLWAIGMSHLRATSDPEIWKKGPAFGMPGVHVDGMDVLKVREVAKEAIGRARRGEGPTLVECETYRFRGHSLADPDELRDPDEKARYAARDPITQFKKYLIENKLASEAELKAIEKKIDEVVEEAVEFADESPAPSRSQLLENVFADPRGFGIGPDGRYRCEDPKFTEGTAQV, encoded by the exons ATGGGGTTTGCGAGAGCCATCAACCCTCACCCGCTTCCTCTACTCGCGGATACCCGTGCTACTAAACCCGTACCCGctccttcctcttcttccctctTTCTCGGATCCACCCGCACCCTCCGCCCCACCCAAACCCGATCCATTTCTTCCCCTCATCGTCGATCTGCTGCTTCTGCTGTTGCCGCTAAAGTCTCCGATGTCAAGCTCAAATCCACCACCAATCTC TTGGTTACCAAAGAAGAAGGTTTAGAAGTATATGAAGACATGATCTTGGGCAGAGTTTTCGAGGACATGTGTGCACAAATGTATTATAGGGGCAAAATGTTTGGTTTTGTCCATTTATACAACGGTCAAGAAGCCGTTTCCTCAGGGTTCATCAAACTCCTAAAGAAGGAAGACAGTGTTGTGAGCACATACCGTGATCACGTTCACGCCCTAAGCAAAGGTGTACCCGCACGTGCCGTCATGAGCGAGCTCTTCGGGAAAACAACTGGATGTTGCCGTGGGCAGGGTGGGTCCATGCACATGTTCTCCGCTGAACACAATGTTCTCGGTGGTTTTGCGTTTATCGGAGAAGGGATACCGGTTGCCACAGGTGCAGCCTTCACTAGCAAGTACAAACGGGAAGTTTTGAAAGAAGCGGATTGCGATCATGTCACGTTAGCGTTCTTCGGAGACGGTACTGCAAACAACGGGCAGTTCTTCGAGTGCTTGAACATGGCTGCGTTATGGAAGTTGCCGATAATATTTGTCGTAGAGAATAATCTATGGGCCATTGGTATGTCCCATCTTCGTGCGACTTCCGATCCCGAAATCTGGAAGAAAGGCCCGGCTTTTGGGATGCCGGGAGTCCATGTTGACGGGATGGATGTGTTGAAGGTGCGGGAGGTAGCAAAGGAGGCTATCGGGCGTGCGAGAAGAGGTGAAGGCCCGACATTGGTTGAATGCGAGACTTACAGGTTTAGAGGGCACTCTTTGGCCGACCCTGACGAGCTTCGTGACCCAG ATGAGAAGGCCCGTTATGCAGCCCGAGACCCGATAACCCAGTTTAAGAAATACCTGATCGAAAACAAACTGGCAAGTGAAGCAGAGTTGAAGGCGATCGAGAAGAAGATAGACGAGGTGGTTGAGGAGGCCGTGGAGTTTGCAGACGAAAGCCCGGCACCTTCTAGAAGCCAGCTGTTGGAGAATGTGTTTGCTGATCCGAGAGGCTTTGGAATCGGGCCTGACGGAAGGTATAGGTGTGAAGACCCGAAGTTCACCGAAGGCACAGCTCAGGTCTAG
- the LOC110900379 gene encoding uncharacterized protein LOC110900379 encodes MSKKNNLSLRKKQYEFELRREKEERDKKAKKLEAKKNKMKVDGSASKNKKKGSGGFAVGKKKVKTRMTPLAKAKAAQAMELDN; translated from the exons ATGTCGAAGAAGAACAACTTATCTCTTAGAAAAAAGCAGTACGAATTCGAGCTTCGAA GagaaaaagaagagagagataAGAAGGCAAAGAAGCTGGAAGCTAAGAAGAACAAGATGAAG GTTGATGGAAGTGCAAGCAAGAACAAGAAGAAGGGTAGTGGTGGATTTGCAGTAGGGAAGAAGAAAGTAAAGACCAGAATGACACCATTGGCTAAAGCTAAAGCTGCTCAAGCAATGGAACTTGATAATTGA